In Nanohaloarchaea archaeon SW_7_43_1, a single window of DNA contains:
- a CDS encoding RNA-processing protein (similar to yeast Dim2p protein that is essential for 40S ribosomal subunit; structural studies show binding to 3' end of 16S rRNA in complex with archaeal IF2 alpha): MREVRIPEDRVAVLIGEGGKTKERIEERTELDLEIKDNLVSIDGDPIDEMDGSNIVKAVGRGFNPEKALKIAEKDKMLHIIDISNFASTKNSRDRLKGRVIGRDGETRRHLEKEGNVDISIYGKTIGVIGFAHNIEIVSEVLKQLLNGRSHSSAYGYLEKNQGSIKR; the protein is encoded by the coding sequence ATGAGGGAAGTAAGAATACCGGAAGACAGGGTTGCCGTGCTGATAGGAGAAGGCGGTAAGACAAAGGAAAGAATCGAGGAACGAACCGAGTTAGATCTTGAAATAAAAGACAATCTTGTATCTATTGATGGAGATCCAATAGATGAGATGGATGGATCAAATATAGTGAAAGCTGTTGGAAGAGGATTTAACCCTGAAAAAGCATTAAAGATAGCTGAGAAAGACAAAATGCTGCATATAATTGATATAAGTAACTTTGCCTCGACTAAGAATTCCCGTGACAGATTGAAGGGCCGGGTTATAGGTAGGGATGGTGAGACAAGGAGACACCTTGAAAAAGAAGGAAACGTGGATATTTCAATATACGGCAAGACCATTGGAGTAATAGGTTTTGCACACAATATTGAAATTGTTTCAGAGGTACTCAAACAGCTTCTGAACGGCAGATCACACTCATCAGCTTACGGTTACTTGGAAAAGAACCAGGGCAGCATAAAACGGTAA
- a CDS encoding serine/threonine protein kinase, producing the protein MREDRDWRERWKEASRTMFDTSEARKVFQNVFDHETSKALMKLSEREVLDKVYGVIESGKESVIFLADTPEGERVILKIYMRRAGSFREMKRYLRGDKRFRNVKDDRRSVINQWCKKEYRNLKIARDYVNCPEPVNVHENILVMEFKGENFSPYPKMKNVEVKNPQESYEDTMDAIERLWREGELTHGDLSEYNIIVDGDGRKVWIDFSQGVHKSHPEAEELLRRDVENAADFFERQGAETETQKRFKSIISG; encoded by the coding sequence ATGAGAGAAGACCGTGACTGGCGAGAAAGATGGAAAGAAGCCTCGAGGACAATGTTCGATACCTCTGAGGCCAGAAAAGTTTTCCAAAACGTCTTCGACCATGAAACCTCTAAAGCTTTAATGAAACTGAGTGAAAGAGAGGTACTAGACAAAGTTTATGGTGTTATAGAGTCCGGAAAGGAGTCCGTAATATTTCTTGCTGATACACCTGAAGGCGAAAGAGTTATTCTCAAGATTTACATGAGGCGGGCGGGAAGCTTTCGGGAGATGAAGAGGTATCTCAGAGGCGACAAGAGGTTCAGGAATGTCAAGGACGACAGACGATCAGTTATCAATCAGTGGTGTAAAAAGGAGTACAGGAACCTGAAGATAGCCCGTGATTATGTTAACTGCCCGGAACCGGTTAATGTCCATGAAAACATCCTAGTCATGGAGTTCAAAGGTGAAAATTTCTCACCTTACCCTAAGATGAAGAATGTTGAAGTGAAGAATCCGCAGGAATCATATGAAGATACAATGGATGCGATTGAACGTCTCTGGAGGGAAGGAGAACTAACTCACGGAGATCTATCCGAGTACAACATAATAGTGGATGGAGATGGGAGGAAGGTCTGGATAGATTTCTCACAGGGTGTCCATAAATCCCATCCCGAAGCCGAGGAACTGCTGAGAAGGGATGTAGAGAACGCGGCAGATTTCTTTGAGAGACAGGGAGCAGAGACCGAAACACAGAAACGGTTTAAGTCAATTATTTCGGGCTAA
- a CDS encoding translation initiation factor IF-1A (eIF-1A; enables maximal rate of protein biosynthesis. Enhances ribosome dissociation into subunits and stabilizes the binding of the initiator Met-tRNA(I) to 40 S ribosomal subunits in eukaryotes), with protein MPEDEEDQGVGRVREPEGDELLGIVLRKEGGGKYRVYCTDDRERICRIPGSKKRGIWVKRDSVVLVSPWDIQGDEKGDIVQSYSQAENEWLEDNGYLGEISEFL; from the coding sequence ATGCCAGAAGATGAAGAGGATCAAGGAGTAGGACGTGTACGTGAACCGGAAGGAGATGAATTACTGGGAATCGTACTCAGGAAAGAAGGAGGCGGAAAATACAGGGTTTACTGTACAGATGATAGAGAAAGAATCTGCCGTATCCCGGGTTCAAAGAAAAGAGGTATATGGGTGAAAAGAGATTCTGTAGTACTTGTAAGTCCATGGGATATTCAGGGAGATGAAAAAGGTGATATCGTCCAGAGCTATTCACAGGCTGAAAACGAATGGCTTGAAGACAACGGTTACCTAGGGGAAATTTCAGAGTTCCTCTAA
- a CDS encoding DNA polymerase subunit beta: MDRKQVEKDLKFLKNDKKVLAVLLFGSQVTGKTHERSDTDICIVAPDTKPIKIMRKVWRRLKTEKYDIHTFEEFSLKMKNQVMKDHEIIRCEDEQELEEYFYRYRKIWNDQAIARGVT; encoded by the coding sequence ATGGATAGAAAACAGGTAGAAAAAGATCTCAAATTTCTAAAAAACGACAAAAAGGTTCTAGCCGTTCTACTTTTCGGTTCACAGGTTACAGGTAAAACCCATGAAAGAAGTGACACAGATATTTGTATAGTAGCTCCTGATACGAAACCGATTAAAATAATGAGAAAAGTATGGAGAAGGCTCAAAACCGAGAAATACGATATACATACTTTCGAAGAGTTCAGTCTGAAGATGAAAAACCAGGTAATGAAAGATCATGAGATAATCCGCTGTGAGGATGAACAGGAACTAGAAGAATACTTCTACCGATACAGAAAAATCTGGAACGACCAAGCAATTGCCAGAGGAGTAACATAA
- a CDS encoding DUF3368 domain-containing protein, translating to MARNNIVVSDTSPLLNLAFIDRLELLEAQFGKIRVPEQVWEEIQEGEKGKDLLDNRKGILIEIVKVEEESLYTELRQKLDKGESAAITHAIKSNADLVLLDEKEGRQTARKHNLEATGVIGVLIKASKNEKIDLKQDLDNLKDEGFWISEELYRNII from the coding sequence ATGGCCAGAAATAATATAGTTGTCTCGGACACTTCTCCATTGCTGAATCTTGCTTTCATTGATAGACTTGAACTTCTTGAAGCGCAGTTCGGAAAGATAAGGGTTCCAGAGCAAGTATGGGAAGAGATACAAGAAGGAGAAAAAGGTAAAGATCTCCTTGATAACAGAAAAGGTATTCTTATTGAAATAGTTAAAGTAGAAGAAGAAAGTCTCTACACAGAGCTAAGACAAAAACTAGACAAAGGCGAATCAGCAGCCATCACTCATGCAATAAAGTCAAATGCCGATCTTGTATTATTAGATGAAAAAGAGGGAAGGCAAACAGCCCGGAAACACAATCTTGAAGCAACAGGAGTAATAGGAGTATTAATTAAAGCCAGCAAAAACGAAAAAATAGACTTAAAGCAAGATCTGGACAATCTCAAAGATGAAGGATTCTGGATTTCGGAAGAACTTTATAGGAATATTATCTAA